The DNA sequence CACTTTGTTTCGAGCCAATTAAATTTGCAGCAATCGCCGTGGTTCCTTTTTCAAGCCCCTCCGTGAAAAACACAAAAAAGATAAAAATAGTTTGTCCCACGATAAAAACCGTTAAAAAGACATCGCGTTGCTGAGAGGAAAAATAAAGAAGCATCGTCCAACCTAACACCTCAACGGTATGACCAATAGCCGACGGCAAACCAATTTTAACGCTTTCCTTCATAATATGAGCGTCAAACTTCATCGTCAGGGTTTTAAATTTATGGCGTATTTGTGGTTTTAAATAATGAAATCCTAAAAACAAACAAATGGCAATTTCTCCCAAGAGCGTTGCCAGGGCAGCTCCCTGAACGCCCATACTGGGAAAGGGCCCATACCCAAAAATCAGCAATGGATCCAAAACAATATTGACAACATTTCCAACCAATGACGAATAGAGAGAGATTCTGGTTTGGCCAATCCCAACAAAAAACCCATTCAAAGCAGCGGACAAACATAACAAAGCCCCCCCACTTAAAAAAATTCTTAAGTATGGGAGTGCATAGACATGTTGCGAACTGTCAATAAAATGCGGCGCAATATAAAAAGCACTGGGCACAAAAAGAAAAGTTGAGCAGAGCGCAACCAAAATCATTTGCCAGGTTGCTTTGCCTGTTTCATGGTAAGCACCCGCGCCATTATACTGACCAACAAAAACTTCACTGATGGCACATAAAGCTAAGGGGATAAGCAACAAAGCATAGGAAGCATTTCCAGCAACAGCTGCGCCATTCATAGCATCTACAGCATAGCGTGACAGAAATAAGCGGTCCACAAGCAGCATGAGGTGTCCGGTCAACACACCCAAAATAATCGGGCCCGAAATAACAAAGAGCTCGCGAAAGCTTGCGGTTGGATATTTTGTTAAATTTTTCGGAGACATAATTGTTTCTCTATTCATCAAACAACCAACTTGAGCGTAACACTAAAGTCAAGTGAATTTTGTTTCATCGGGCCTCGAAGACATGAATTCCTGGAAGACTGTTGCCTTCAAGCCACTCCAAGAAAGCACCGCCAGCTGTTGACAAATAGGTAAAGCCAGATGCAACGCCTGCCTTTTCTAGAACTGCCAGCGTATCCCCCCCGCCTGCAATACTGGCACACTTATTCTTTTGGGTCGCATCAGCCAAAAATAGGCCTATTTCATTGGTTCCAGTGGCAAAGGCCTCAATTTCCGCAATGCCTAAAGCCCCGTTCCAAACAACGGTCTGACTTTTTTCAATTTGCTTTTTTATCATGTCGATGGTTTCAGGCCCAGCATCAACAACAATATCTTCTTCCTGAAGATCATCAATATCACAGATACGGGTTAAAGCATTCGGATTTATTGAATCGGCCTCCATCACATCAGTTGGCAAAAAAAACTGGCACGGACTATTGGATATTTTCTCTCGAAGACGTGTGGCCTGGTCAACAAAATCAGGTTCAACCAAAGATTTCCCAACGGACAGACCTTGCTCCAGGAAAAACGTATTGGCCATCGCCCCCACCACAACCAAAGCATCCACCTTGTCAACAAGGGCTTCAAGCAACCGAATCTTAGTCGATACTTTCGCACCGCCGATAATCGCTGTCAGGGGCTTTTTTGCCGGGCGCAGATAATGCGTCAACGTTTCAATTTCATGGGCAAACAAAAATCCCATCATAGCGGGTCGAAGTTTTGCCAGTGTAACAATGGAAGCGTGAGATCGATGAGCACAGGCAAAAGCATCACTCACATATAAATCAACGCCAGTTGCTAATTGGGTGGCAAAGGCCCGATCTCCCTGCTCTTCTCCTAGATAGAACCGCAGATTTTCTGAAACCAAGATTTGTCCTGGGTTTAAATGTTTAGCTTCCATCCCCCACTGTGCAGGGTCAGTGCTGGTAACAAACTGAAAATCATAATCAGGATACACCTCTTTAAGGCCGGGCAGAACGTGCCCCATCGACAATTTTGGATCAGCAACGCCCTTGGGGCGACCCAAATGTGATGCTAACAAAATCCGGGCGCCCCGCTGAACCAAGAAGTCCAGAGTTGGCTTAATCGCCCGCACCCGCGATAAATCCGTCACACGCCCTTGATCATCAAGAGGCACATTCAAATCTGCTCGCAGAAAAACCACTTGATCTTTCACATCAAAGTCATTTGGTGTAGGGTAAGTCATTATTTACAAATATATGTTAAGGGCAT is a window from the Alphaproteobacteria bacterium genome containing:
- the pgk gene encoding phosphoglycerate kinase, whose protein sequence is MTYPTPNDFDVKDQVVFLRADLNVPLDDQGRVTDLSRVRAIKPTLDFLVQRGARILLASHLGRPKGVADPKLSMGHVLPGLKEVYPDYDFQFVTSTDPAQWGMEAKHLNPGQILVSENLRFYLGEEQGDRAFATQLATGVDLYVSDAFACAHRSHASIVTLAKLRPAMMGFLFAHEIETLTHYLRPAKKPLTAIIGGAKVSTKIRLLEALVDKVDALVVVGAMANTFFLEQGLSVGKSLVEPDFVDQATRLREKISNSPCQFFLPTDVMEADSINPNALTRICDIDDLQEEDIVVDAGPETIDMIKKQIEKSQTVVWNGALGIAEIEAFATGTNEIGLFLADATQKNKCASIAGGGDTLAVLEKAGVASGFTYLSTAGGAFLEWLEGNSLPGIHVFEAR